CTGTATGCGGCCTGAAGAACGCCATGCCGCTTGCCGGAGTAAAGGAATTTAAGCGGATTTGTGCATCCTTAGCCCAGCCGTTAACGGCTGGGCTAAGGATGGGAACCATAGATAACCAAGGCCATTCATGGCCTTTAAAACGCAAATACATATTTCATATAACCTCAGGAGAATCTATGCAGGGCATCATTCAAAAAATATCCGGGCCGGCGGTCATCGCCAAAAACATGATGGGGGCCCGGATGTACGACATCGTCAAAGTAGGAAAATTAGGATTAGTGGGCGAGATTATTCGCTTAGACGGCGACACAGCGTTCATCCAGGTTTACGAGGACACCTCCGGGCTGTTCGTGGGCGAGCCGGTGATAACCACCGGCGAGCCTCTTAAAGTAGAACTGGGGCCTGGCCTGCTGGAGTCCATCTTTGACGGCATTCAGCGTCCGCTGGACCAGATCAAGAAGAAGGAGGGGGACTTCATCGCCCGCGGGGTGGAGGTTCCCAGCCTGAACCGGGAGAAAAAATGGAAGTTCAAGCCGGCTGTTAACGAAGACGACCAAGTATCTGAAGGCGATGTGCTTGGAGAAGTCCAGGAGAACGCCTGGTTCGTCCATAAAATATTAGTTCCACCCAATAAAAGCGGCAAACTTAAAAGCGTGGCCAAGGAAGGCGAATACACCGTGGCCGATCCGATCGCCGAGTTAGAAAACGGCGCCAAACTATTCCTGATGCACTCCTGGCCGGTGCGGCAGCCAAGACCCTTCAAGAAGAAAATGGACCCGGACGAAATGTTCATCACCGGCCAGAGAATTTTGGACACTTTGTTCCCGGTGGCCATGGGCGGGACCGCCGCTATTCCCGGGCCTTTTGGCTCCGGCAAAACCGTGGTCCAGCAGACCCTGGCCAAGCATTCCAACGCCCAGGTGATTATCTACGTGGGCTGCGGCGAGCGGGGCAACGAGATGACCGAGGTGCTGACCGAGTTCCCGGAACTTTTAGACCCCAAGACCAAACGTCCTTTAATGGAGCGGACGGTGCTGATAGCCAACACCTCCAACATGCCGGTGGCGGCCCGCGAGGCCAGCATCTACACCGGGATCACCCTGGCCGAGTATTTCCGCGATATGGGATTCAGCGTAGCCATGATGGCCGATTCCACCAGCCGCTGGGCCGAGGCCCTGCGCGAGATCAGTTCCCGGCTGGAGGAGATGCCGGGCGAAGAAGGCTATCCCACCTATCTTTCCAGCAAGCTAGCCGCCTTTTACGAGCGGGCCGGGCGGACGGTGTGCGTCGGTAAGGATGACCGGGTGGGTTCGGTAACCATCGTGGGCGCGGTCTCGCCTCCGGGCGGAGATTTTTCCGAGCCGGTCACCCAAAGCACTTTGCGGATCATGGGCACCTTTTGGGCTTTGGACGCCTCGCTGGCCCAGAGGCGGCATTTCCCGGCCATCAACTGGAACCGATCCTATTCGCTTTATGCCGAGATGCTGGGCGGCTGGCTTAAGGAACACGTGGCCCCGGACTTCTCCGACGTCCGGAAGCGGGCCTCGGAGCTGCTGCAGAAGGAGGCCGCCCTGCAGGAGGTGGTCCAGCTGGTGGGCCCGGACGCGCTACAGGACCAGGAGCGGATGGTGATCGAAGTGGGCAAGATGCTGCGCGAGGATTACCTGCAGCAGCACGCCTTCTCCGAAGTGGACGGCCACTGCAGCCTGGAGAAATCCTACCGGATGCTGAAAGCCATCCTGGCCTTTTACGACGGGGCTCATCATGCCATAGAACAAGGCGCCATGCACATCAACGACATTCTGAACCTGCCCCAACTGGAGCAGTGCGCCCGGTTCAAGGAAGTGCCCCAGGACCAGTTCAAGGCCCAGGTGGACGACTTCATCGCCGGGCTGACGGAGGCTTTTACCAAGAAGTAATTACAAAGGCAGAAATCAAAAGGCAGAATATTGAATAGAGAATTTTGAAGGGGGAACCATGCGCTTAGTTACCAGATCCGATTTCGACGGCTTGATCTGCGGCGTCCTTTTAAAAGAGGCCGGGATCATCGACCAGTTCATGTTCGTCCATCCCAAGGATGTCCAGGACGGCAAGGTCGCGGTCACTTCCGGCGACGTGCTGGCCAACATGCCCTACGCCAAGGGCTGCGGAATGTGGTTTGACCATCATATGTCAGAAACCGAGCGCCAGGCCTTTCCGTCTGATTTCAAGGGCAAGTCCGAGCCGGCTAAAAGCTGCGCCCGGGTGATCTACGATTATTACGGCGGGGCTAAAAAATTCCCCAATTTCGCCGAGATGCTGAAGGCGGTTGACAAATCGGACTCCGGCGACCTGACGGTGGAGGAAATAGCCGAGCCCAAGGGCTGGATACTGTTGGCTTTTATCATGGACCCCCGCACCGGGCTGGGCCGCTATTCCGATTACCGGATCAGCAACCTGCAGCTGATGCAGGATCTAGTGGAATGCTGCCGGACCATGAATATAGTGAAGATCCTGGATCTCCCGGACATCAGGGAGCGGATCCAACGTTATCACCAGTCGGAGTGGCTATACAAAGAGATGATCAAAAAATATTCCGCCGTCCGGGGCAATGTGCTGGTGACCGACCTGCGCAAGGTGGAGGAGATTCCTACCGGCAACCGCTTCGTGGAATACGGGATGTTCCCGGGCATCAACATCTCCATCCGGATGATGTGGGGGATGAAGAAACTGAACATCGTGTTTGCGGTGGGTCACAGCATCGTCAACCGGACATCAAAGACCAACGTGGGTTCTTTAATGCTTAAATACAACGGCGGCGGCCACGCCAAGGTGGGCACCTGCCAGGTGGCGATTGAGAAGGCGGAGGAGACCCTGAAGGAACTGGTAAAACAGATGAACCAGGACGGTTAAAATCACCAATTATGATATTTGAAAACATACTCCAGACCATTGGCAACACCCCACTGGTCAGAATAAACCGGCTGAATCCCAATAAACACGCGGATATTTACGCCAAGATAGAGGGAGCCAACCCCACCGGCAGCATCAAGGACCGGATAGCTTTAAAAATGATCGAGCAGGCCGAGGCCGAAGGGGCGCTGTCAAAAAACAAAACGATCATTGAGCCCACCTCAGGAAACACCGGTATCGGCCTTGCTATGATTGGGGCGGTCAAGAGATACCGGGTAGAGATTGTTATGAGCCGGGCCGTCTCGGCCGAGCGGATCAAAATGATCAGGAGTTTTGGGGCCAAGGTTACCCTTACCGAAGCCAGGATGGGAACCGACGGGGCCATCGTTAAAGCCCGGGAACTGGTAAAGAAATATCCCAAAAAATATTTCATGCCCGACCAGTTTTCCAACCATTATAACAAAATGGCCCATTATAAGACCACGGCCCAGGAAATTTGGAAACAGGTCAACGGCAACATTGATTATTTCGTCTCTTCTATCGGAACCTCGGGGACCATCATGGGCGTGGGCCGGGCCTTGAAGGAAAATAACCCCAAGATCAGGATAGTAGAAGCCCACCCGGTAAAGGGCCATTACATCCAGGGGCTAAAGAACATGGAGGAAGCAATCGTCCCTTCGATCTACGATCCCGCGCTTATTGACGAAACGGTGATGGTAAGCACCGAGCAGGCCTTTGCCACCGCCCGGAAGATAGTGGAAAAAGAGGGCATTTTCGTGGGAATGAGCAGCGGGGCGGCCATGTTTGCGGCGATTCATGTGGCAAAAAA
Above is a genomic segment from candidate division TA06 bacterium containing:
- a CDS encoding V-type ATP synthase subunit A; the protein is MQGIIQKISGPAVIAKNMMGARMYDIVKVGKLGLVGEIIRLDGDTAFIQVYEDTSGLFVGEPVITTGEPLKVELGPGLLESIFDGIQRPLDQIKKKEGDFIARGVEVPSLNREKKWKFKPAVNEDDQVSEGDVLGEVQENAWFVHKILVPPNKSGKLKSVAKEGEYTVADPIAELENGAKLFLMHSWPVRQPRPFKKKMDPDEMFITGQRILDTLFPVAMGGTAAIPGPFGSGKTVVQQTLAKHSNAQVIIYVGCGERGNEMTEVLTEFPELLDPKTKRPLMERTVLIANTSNMPVAAREASIYTGITLAEYFRDMGFSVAMMADSTSRWAEALREISSRLEEMPGEEGYPTYLSSKLAAFYERAGRTVCVGKDDRVGSVTIVGAVSPPGGDFSEPVTQSTLRIMGTFWALDASLAQRRHFPAINWNRSYSLYAEMLGGWLKEHVAPDFSDVRKRASELLQKEAALQEVVQLVGPDALQDQERMVIEVGKMLREDYLQQHAFSEVDGHCSLEKSYRMLKAILAFYDGAHHAIEQGAMHINDILNLPQLEQCARFKEVPQDQFKAQVDDFIAGLTEAFTKK
- a CDS encoding cysteine synthase family protein; translated protein: MFENILQTIGNTPLVRINRLNPNKHADIYAKIEGANPTGSIKDRIALKMIEQAEAEGALSKNKTIIEPTSGNTGIGLAMIGAVKRYRVEIVMSRAVSAERIKMIRSFGAKVTLTEARMGTDGAIVKARELVKKYPKKYFMPDQFSNHYNKMAHYKTTAQEIWKQVNGNIDYFVSSIGTSGTIMGVGRALKENNPKIRIVEAHPVKGHYIQGLKNMEEAIVPSIYDPALIDETVMVSTEQAFATARKIVEKEGIFVGMSSGAAMFAAIHVAKKIKRGRIVVIFPDRGEKYLSTKLFK
- a CDS encoding exopolyphosphatase, which produces MRLVTRSDFDGLICGVLLKEAGIIDQFMFVHPKDVQDGKVAVTSGDVLANMPYAKGCGMWFDHHMSETERQAFPSDFKGKSEPAKSCARVIYDYYGGAKKFPNFAEMLKAVDKSDSGDLTVEEIAEPKGWILLAFIMDPRTGLGRYSDYRISNLQLMQDLVECCRTMNIVKILDLPDIRERIQRYHQSEWLYKEMIKKYSAVRGNVLVTDLRKVEEIPTGNRFVEYGMFPGINISIRMMWGMKKLNIVFAVGHSIVNRTSKTNVGSLMLKYNGGGHAKVGTCQVAIEKAEETLKELVKQMNQDG